The following nucleotide sequence is from Gallaecimonas pentaromativorans.
CCCCCAGGTAAAGGCGATGGCTGGGGGAGTCCTTGGCGTAACGGCTAGCCTCGGAAAGGGTCAGCAGGTAGAACCCCTGGTTGTCGTAAGCCGAGCCGGTCAGCTGCTGGCTGCGCCGGTCAGTGTCGCTGGCGGCGTAGAGCTGGCCGGGCTGGGTGGGGTTGATGATGGCCCAAAGCTGGTTGCCAAAAAAATCGCTGTTCCAGCTGATGCTGTCGCCACTGGCCGGGGTTGAGCCGTCCGGCGGTAACCAGCGGGCCTTGATGGTACTGGCGCTCTCTGGCGCTAGTGGCGCCTGCAAATAACGCATGGCCACCACGATAGGCACAAATTCCAGGCAATTGCCGCCGCTCGATACCCGCACCGAGTTGGGCACGGCGTTACGTAGCTCGCGGGTGAGGCGCTCTACCGCAAAGCGGCCCTGGCTCAGGGTTTGGGCGCGCC
It contains:
- a CDS encoding prepilin-type N-terminal cleavage/methylation domain-containing protein, which gives rise to MSRGFTLIELIAVIVLLGVIGLGGYGYLRFGTQLYTDTAGRAQTLSQGRFAVERLTRELRNAVPNSVRVSSGGNCLEFVPIVVAMRYLQAPLAPESASTIKARWLPPDGSTPASGDSISWNSDFFGNQLWAIINPTQPGQLYAASDTDRRSQQLTGSAYDNQGFYLLTLSEASRYAKDSPSHRLYLGATPVSFCRQGSGLYRYQFYGLSATQPTPGAGLAGGQLIAEQLADGGEPLFRYDSATLTRNAVVHILLRFEALSQDDLFFNLEVHQPNVP